Proteins encoded in a region of the Megalops cyprinoides isolate fMegCyp1 chromosome 3, fMegCyp1.pri, whole genome shotgun sequence genome:
- the LOC118775613 gene encoding hemicentin-2, which yields MILDAIRKEDEGVYQVSMVHKDNSVISVIITLSLVAPPSVPRITVSMNNSLMVLVLKCEAEEGTELSYHWLKSGQSLPEDERHSLREENTALQVNNLTSTDCVNYTCVAANDLGRAEEHFHLIGNTTPTCSANSTANLLNLKAIPSISAAVICALGLCVVIWCTYKHYQEIQQWLRGQGRRTDEANVADSIYDEIRDEQAVPAAPEMVQLPYVYTDFIPRCHSAGRRQGAAQIEDFGYSAISPLEVQSASPIRNLVQLDLERLCDV from the exons ATGATTTTGGATGCCATAAGGAAAGAGGATGAAGGTGTCTATCAAGTATCTATGGTTCATAAAGATAATTCAGTGATCAGCGTAATCATTACCCTGTCTCTAGTTG caCCTCCATCTGTCCCACGCATCACAGTGTCCATGAACAATTCTCTCATGGTGCTGGTGTTGAAGTGTGAGGCTGAAGAGGGAACAGAACTGTCCTATCACTGGCTGAAAAGTGGCCAGAGCCTACCTGAAGATGAGAGACATTCTCTCAGAGAGGAGAACACTGCTTTGCAGGTGAACAACCTGACCAGCACCGACTGTGTGAACTACACATGTGTTGCAGCCAATGATCTGGGCAGGGCAGAGGAGCACTTCCATCTTATTG GTAATACTACCCCGACATGCTCAGCCAACAGCACTGCCAATCTCCTGAACCTGAAAGCCATACCGTCAATCTCTGCTGCAGTCATCTGCGCCCTTGGCTTGTGTGTGGTAATCTGGTGCACCTACAAACACTACCAGG AAATACAGCAGTGGCTCAGAG GTCAGGGAAGGAGAACAGATGAGGCCAATGTGGCAG ATTCCATATATGATGAAATCAGAGATGAACAG GCAGTGCCTGCAGCCCCGGAGATGGTACAGCTGCCGTATGTCTATACAGACTTCATTCCCAGATGTCATTCTGCGGGAAGGAGACAGGGTGCAGCGCAGATTGAAGACTTTGGCTACTCCGCCATCAGTCCTCTGGAGGTGCAATCAGCTTCTCCAATAAGAAACCTGGTCCAGCTGGATCTGGAGAGACTGTGTGATGTTTGA
- the ift46 gene encoding intraflagellar transport protein 46 homolog, which yields MERAERQKTKLITNQPYDESLEVNDSEEVASVYTPTPRQTVSRKSRRQQRAMANNSSDEDSKPRKKDSQPAPQQGLSENEEDEEDDDDDDSDETESDEDEGEPGSAPEGAYDPADYEHLPVTAEIKELFQYITRYTPQTIELDHKLKPFIPDFIPAVGDIDAFLKVPRPDGKLDNLGLLVLDEPCTKQSDPTVLSLWLSENSKQHNVTEVKVKSLENPEKNPKAIDNWIESIGELHRSKPPATVHYTRPMPDIDTLMQEWPPEFEELLGKVSLPTADINCDLGEYIDIICGILDIPVYKSRIHSLHVLFTLYSEFKNSQHFKALAEGQKSDTPSAPRSGTGEPETLTLD from the exons ATGGAGAGAGCTGAACGACAAAAG ACCAAGCTGATCACTAACCAGCCCTACGACGAAAGCTTGGAGGTGAATGATTCGGAAGAGGTCGCCAGTGTGTACACTCCAACTCCTCGGCAGACAG TATCTCGAAAGTCTAGGAGGCAGCAACGCGCCATGGCcaacaacagcagtgatgaGGATAGCAAG CCCAGAAAGAAAGATTCCCAGCCAGCCCCACAACAGGGCTTGAGTGAGAATGAAGAagatgaggaggatgatgacGACGACGATTCTGATGAGACAGAGTCTGACGAAGACGAAGGGGAGCCTGGGTCTGCCCCTGAAGG GGCTTATGACCCCGCAGATTATGAGCACCTTCCTGTGACTGCTGAGATCAAAGAGCTGTTCCAGTACATCACACG GTACACTCCACAGACTATTGAGCTTGACCACAAGCTGAAACCATTCATTCCTGACTTCATCCCTGCAGTGGGTGACATTGACGCCTTCCTCAAG GTTCCTCGGCCAGATGGCAAACTGGACAACCTGGGTCTGCTGGTTCTGGACGAGCCCTGCACCAAACAGTCAGACCCgactgtgctgtctctgtggctCTCAGAGAACAGCAAGCAGCACAACGTCACG GAGGTGAAAGTGAAAAGTCTGGAGAACCCGGAGAAAAACCCGAAAGCAATCGATAACTGGATCGAGAGCATCGGAGAGTTACACCGCTCCAAGCCCCCTGCCACCGTACACTACACCAG GCCCATGCCTGACATTGACACTCTGATGCAAGAATGGCCCCCTGAATTTGAGGAGCTGCTTGGGAAA GTGAGCTTGCCCACAGCGGACATAAACTGTGACTTGGGAGAGTACATTGACATCATCTGTG gCATCTTGGACATCCCTGTCTATAAGAGTCGAATTCACTCCCTCCATGTGCTGTTCACCCTCTATTCTGAATTCAAAAACTCACAG CACTTCAAAGCCTTGGCGGAGGGCCAGAAGTCTGACACGCCGTCAGCGCCCCGCTCGGGCACGGGGGAACCGGAGACACTGACGCTCGACTGA